In Solirubrobacterales bacterium, a single window of DNA contains:
- a CDS encoding aminotransferase class IV, which translates to MAGIAIVNGRLVDPAAPAVSVYDAAVLHGDAYFETLRTYDGRPALLPQHLARLSAALVAAGFPDPPSARTLEDEVAAAVNEFSEGEVVVRVTVSRGVRELGLSTEPEVSTRIVTAHLLTASKAGLDAVLTLADVSGYAYPHKSSNYQLQASLLRDARESGFDEVLIADDGDVIEGATSNVFMINGDELATPSLGRCLPGITRQAVLELAPTIGLTPTERAVSAEELADSDGVFICNSLIELRAAANFGRRSERVAELRAALVNRYLEGTV; encoded by the coding sequence GTGGCCGGGATCGCGATAGTCAACGGCAGACTGGTCGATCCGGCAGCGCCCGCAGTCTCGGTCTATGACGCCGCGGTGCTCCACGGCGACGCCTACTTCGAAACGCTCCGCACCTACGACGGCCGTCCCGCGCTACTGCCGCAGCACCTTGCCCGACTGAGTGCGGCGCTCGTCGCCGCGGGATTCCCCGATCCACCGTCGGCGCGGACGCTCGAAGATGAGGTCGCGGCAGCTGTCAACGAGTTCAGTGAGGGGGAGGTCGTGGTGCGCGTAACGGTCTCGCGCGGAGTTCGCGAGCTCGGGCTTTCGACCGAGCCCGAGGTTTCGACTCGGATCGTCACCGCACATCTTCTGACTGCGAGCAAGGCTGGCCTCGACGCCGTCCTCACGCTCGCCGACGTCTCGGGCTATGCCTATCCACACAAGTCCTCGAACTACCAACTGCAGGCATCGCTGCTGCGCGACGCCCGCGAGTCGGGCTTCGACGAGGTTCTGATCGCCGACGACGGCGACGTGATCGAGGGCGCGACGAGCAACGTGTTCATGATCAACGGCGACGAGTTGGCCACGCCTTCACTTGGCCGATGTCTGCCAGGCATCACGCGGCAGGCTGTGCTCGAACTGGCGCCGACGATCGGGCTCACGCCAACCGAGCGCGCGGTGTCTGCGGAGGAACTTGCCGACTCCGATGGCGTCTTCATCTGCAACTCGCTCATCGAGCTGCGTGCGGCGGCCAACTTCGGCAGGCGGTCCGAGCGCGTCGCCGAGCTTCGCGCCGCCCTGGTCAATCGTTATCTCGAGGGCACCGTTTGA
- a CDS encoding alpha/beta hydrolase, whose amino-acid sequence MAEEASLDPIVLVHGAWHSPTVWDPVVALLEERGHRVIVPELPIESTSATGLDHAKVIANAHEGDKPPVIVCQTTGSLTAILVPQLRPVKQIIHVNGLLPRIGESFSEQARDDQFKFGEESGRLYDRDARSFWNDEARFGELLAHDCDDMTKATLWNQLRAQARRPLTEVTPLTSWPATPTSAILYSNDADLPIEWLRRTTLDRLGVEAVELPGSQLGFNARPTLFVKTLTKLMSSSARWNAAGAATARTAREASSSPASR is encoded by the coding sequence ATGGCTGAGGAAGCTTCTCTCGATCCGATTGTGCTCGTCCACGGTGCTTGGCACTCGCCGACGGTCTGGGATCCAGTGGTGGCACTGCTTGAAGAGCGCGGGCACCGGGTGATCGTGCCTGAACTGCCGATCGAATCGACCAGCGCCACCGGCCTCGACCATGCGAAAGTGATCGCGAACGCCCACGAGGGCGACAAACCGCCAGTGATCGTCTGTCAGACAACTGGATCGCTGACAGCGATTCTGGTTCCGCAGCTACGTCCGGTCAAGCAGATCATCCACGTCAACGGGCTTCTGCCGAGGATCGGGGAGAGCTTCAGCGAGCAGGCGCGGGACGATCAGTTCAAGTTCGGCGAGGAAAGTGGCCGGCTCTACGATCGCGATGCGCGCAGCTTCTGGAACGACGAGGCACGCTTCGGCGAGTTGCTCGCCCACGACTGCGACGACATGACCAAGGCCACGCTCTGGAACCAGCTGCGCGCGCAGGCCAGGCGCCCTTTGACCGAGGTGACGCCACTGACTTCGTGGCCGGCCACCCCGACCTCGGCGATCTTGTACAGCAACGATGCAGATCTTCCGATCGAATGGCTGCGCCGGACGACGCTCGATCGCCTCGGCGTCGAGGCCGTCGAACTACCGGGAAGTCAGCTCGGATTCAACGCACGCCCGACGTTGTTCGTGAAGACCTTGACCAAGTTGATGTCGTCGTCGGCTCGCTGGAATGCGGCCGGGGCTGCCACCGCCAGAACTGCGCGCGAGGCGAGTTCCAGCCCCGCAAGCCGGTGA
- a CDS encoding MFS transporter, translating into MPAVTAEGTARTRTQWGALIAASLGTAMLLLDVTIVYVALPAIAADLDASFVSVQWVIDAYTVTMAATLLISGVIADRFGRRRVFAGGVVLFSIASGLCGFASSGLYLDLARGIQGVGAAAIFAASLALLADAFRGTDRGFAFGIWGAITGVALAIGPLIGGLVVEGLDWRWIFFVNIPVGLLLLAITCWSVTESRAENPGRVDIPGAVLFGAACMLAAVGLTRGNDAGWGDPWIVAALVGALVCVVGFVLVERASTSPMLPLGLFRNPAFSATAIVAFAQSVAIYPLLFFVAIYLQDGLGYSPIDAGLRLLPLTLLILVVAPFAGRLTGRYPLRIPLVLGLVLLGAALLAMRGLTPEDDWTALLPGMILSGIGIGAISPSLAAAMVAVLPVERSGLSSGINNTFRQLGIAMGVAGFGALFDARVTADGEELVGIVNGVNAVALTAAVVALLAAAIAWPLLGGQRSG; encoded by the coding sequence ATGCCTGCTGTGACCGCTGAAGGCACAGCAAGGACTCGAACTCAGTGGGGCGCGTTGATCGCGGCTTCACTGGGCACGGCGATGCTCTTGCTCGACGTGACGATCGTGTACGTCGCGCTGCCGGCCATCGCAGCGGATCTCGACGCGAGCTTCGTCAGCGTCCAGTGGGTGATCGACGCGTACACCGTGACGATGGCGGCGACGCTTCTGATCTCTGGCGTGATCGCCGATCGCTTTGGACGTAGACGCGTATTCGCTGGCGGCGTTGTGCTCTTCTCAATCGCCTCGGGGCTCTGCGGCTTTGCCAGTTCGGGTCTCTATCTCGACCTCGCACGCGGCATCCAGGGCGTCGGTGCTGCGGCGATCTTCGCCGCCTCGCTCGCCCTGCTCGCCGACGCGTTCCGTGGCACCGATCGCGGCTTCGCGTTCGGCATCTGGGGAGCGATCACCGGCGTGGCTCTGGCGATCGGCCCGCTGATCGGCGGACTGGTGGTCGAGGGACTCGACTGGCGCTGGATCTTCTTCGTGAACATCCCGGTCGGGCTGCTCCTGCTCGCGATCACGTGCTGGTCGGTGACCGAGTCGCGAGCAGAGAACCCCGGCCGCGTGGACATCCCGGGCGCGGTTCTCTTCGGTGCAGCGTGCATGCTTGCGGCAGTCGGGCTGACGCGTGGCAACGATGCTGGCTGGGGGGATCCCTGGATCGTGGCGGCGCTGGTCGGCGCGCTGGTTTGTGTTGTCGGCTTCGTGCTGGTCGAGCGGGCGTCCACCTCGCCGATGCTCCCGCTCGGGCTCTTTCGAAACCCCGCTTTCAGCGCCACGGCGATCGTGGCATTTGCGCAGTCGGTTGCGATCTATCCATTGCTCTTCTTCGTGGCGATCTATTTGCAGGACGGCCTCGGCTACTCGCCGATCGACGCCGGCCTGCGGCTGCTCCCACTCACTCTCCTGATCCTCGTTGTCGCGCCGTTCGCCGGCCGACTGACGGGCCGATATCCCTTGCGGATCCCGCTTGTGCTCGGCCTTGTTCTGCTCGGGGCCGCGCTGCTGGCGATGCGCGGGCTGACTCCGGAGGACGACTGGACCGCACTGCTCCCGGGGATGATCCTCAGCGGAATCGGGATCGGCGCGATCAGCCCGTCGCTCGCCGCCGCGATGGTCGCGGTGCTTCCGGTCGAGCGAAGCGGCCTCTCGTCGGGCATCAACAACACGTTCAGGCAGTTGGGGATCGCGATGGGCGTCGCCGGGTTCGGCGCGCTCTTTGATGCGCGGGTGACCGCTGATGGCGAGGAACTCGTCGGGATCGTCAACGGCGTGAACGCGGTGGCGCTGACCGCGGCCGTTGTGGCGCTGCTCGCTGCCGCGATCGCGTGGCCACTGCTCGGCGGCCAGCGCTCGGGCTGA
- a CDS encoding L,D-transpeptidase, with protein sequence MSARSLGRLTSTVACATVLLMGAAFAYSAGAASVPPSQRVVAMFAPHKVRAKPGVNSKVVARVKTTRPITGMRTKLPVLATKRDAKGRLWLQVRTPGRAIGEANPPQKGYRAGQEQKEYSVVIGAPSTPTPNGEFFVEESVKLPKSASGAPYALALSARSSVFQEFEGGPAQVAIHGRDNVGGTLGTAVSHGCVRASTSAVTWLSRHIGQGVPVTISK encoded by the coding sequence ATGAGCGCCCGCAGCCTGGGACGACTCACATCAACCGTCGCCTGCGCGACCGTGCTCCTCATGGGCGCGGCATTCGCGTACTCGGCGGGGGCTGCGAGCGTCCCACCCTCCCAGCGTGTGGTGGCGATGTTTGCCCCGCACAAGGTCCGCGCCAAACCGGGCGTGAACAGCAAGGTCGTCGCACGCGTCAAGACCACGCGCCCGATAACTGGCATGCGCACAAAGCTTCCGGTGCTCGCCACCAAGCGCGATGCCAAGGGCCGGCTCTGGCTCCAGGTCCGCACGCCGGGCCGCGCCATCGGTGAGGCGAATCCGCCCCAGAAAGGCTACCGAGCCGGCCAGGAGCAGAAGGAATACTCGGTCGTCATCGGCGCCCCCAGTACGCCGACGCCAAACGGCGAGTTCTTCGTCGAGGAGAGCGTGAAGCTTCCCAAGAGCGCCTCCGGAGCCCCGTACGCGCTTGCCCTCAGCGCACGCTCGAGCGTCTTTCAGGAGTTCGAGGGTGGCCCGGCACAGGTCGCAATCCACGGTCGCGACAATGTGGGCGGCACGCTCGGCACGGCGGTCTCGCACGGTTGCGTCCGCGCCTCAACGAGTGCAGTGACCTGGCTCTCAAGGCATATCGGTCAGGGAGTGCCCGTGACGATCAGCAAGTAG
- a CDS encoding DUF3494 domain-containing protein: MATFVVLAISASAASAAQSPVNLRAADAFAVLAGSAITNTGPSTINGDMGLSPATSVTAFPPATLNGTAHITDAVASIAQNDLTTAYNDAAGRGPVTAIPADIGGLTLTEGVYGQASALGLIGAVTLDAQGDPNAVFIFQAGTSMTTASASSVRMINGAQARNVFWKVGSSATLGTTSTMVGNVMALSSITLTNAVTVQGRILARNGAVTLISDTITRIPCAAGTVGGPGGPPIPGSGGGGNTGTSAGTGTAILATTPRSVGRLVGEFGTARCIDRSFKVSVTGSKISKVVFTVAGKQKTTRTKSPYTATVQIYDGDTRTVNARVTFTDGTKSKNLKLRFKSCAEATAQAPRNPVGFTG; encoded by the coding sequence ATCGCAACATTTGTTGTTCTGGCCATCTCCGCATCCGCCGCCTCCGCGGCACAGTCCCCCGTAAACCTCCGCGCCGCCGACGCCTTCGCAGTGCTCGCCGGCTCCGCGATCACCAACACCGGCCCGTCCACGATCAACGGCGACATGGGTCTGTCACCGGCCACGTCTGTCACGGCATTCCCGCCGGCGACGCTGAACGGCACCGCCCACATAACTGACGCAGTCGCCTCGATCGCCCAGAACGACCTGACGACCGCTTACAACGACGCCGCCGGCCGCGGCCCGGTCACAGCGATTCCCGCCGACATCGGCGGACTCACCCTGACCGAGGGCGTCTACGGACAAGCCTCTGCCTTGGGCCTCATCGGCGCAGTCACACTCGACGCGCAGGGCGACCCCAACGCCGTGTTCATCTTCCAGGCGGGAACCTCAATGACCACAGCATCAGCCAGCTCCGTGCGCATGATCAACGGCGCCCAGGCACGCAATGTCTTCTGGAAGGTCGGCAGTTCCGCAACACTGGGCACCACATCGACGATGGTTGGCAACGTGATGGCGCTCTCGTCGATCACGCTGACCAACGCAGTCACCGTTCAGGGCCGGATCCTCGCACGCAACGGTGCGGTCACGCTGATCAGCGACACGATCACGCGAATTCCCTGTGCCGCAGGAACTGTCGGCGGTCCGGGTGGACCCCCGATTCCTGGCAGCGGTGGGGGTGGCAACACCGGGACATCGGCTGGCACCGGCACGGCCATCCTCGCGACCACGCCGCGCTCGGTCGGTCGCCTGGTCGGTGAGTTCGGGACCGCCCGCTGCATCGATCGCTCGTTCAAGGTCTCAGTGACGGGCTCGAAGATCAGCAAGGTCGTCTTCACGGTCGCCGGCAAGCAGAAGACGACGCGAACCAAGTCGCCTTACACGGCAACCGTTCAGATCTACGACGGCGATACGCGCACTGTCAACGCGCGCGTGACGTTCACCGACGGCACGAAGTCCAAGAACCTGAAACTGCGCTTCAAGTCATGCGCCGAAGCAACGGCGCAGGCACCGCGCAACCCAGTCGGCTTCACGGGATGA
- a CDS encoding type IV toxin-antitoxin system AbiEi family antitoxin domain-containing protein, producing the protein MDSGSKWNELTAAARYAGGTVTAGEVERAGFSRNDIYAARDHGYFVELSRGVFRLTDAPPVSHLDFVAVCKRVPSGTICLESSLSRWDLVDDIPSWVHIAVPRGAHRPKIERPPTKVHVFSAETASLERIEESLPTGERYWIYSAERSVIDALRVRKRHGGGPGLEPLRRYLHEPRANRRKLIELSRELNVERSLLDALEILG; encoded by the coding sequence ATGGACAGCGGATCGAAATGGAACGAACTGACTGCGGCCGCGCGGTACGCCGGTGGCACTGTGACCGCCGGTGAAGTTGAACGAGCCGGGTTTTCCAGAAACGATATTTACGCGGCGCGCGACCACGGCTACTTCGTCGAGCTGTCACGCGGAGTGTTCAGACTCACGGACGCTCCCCCAGTCTCACACTTGGACTTCGTAGCGGTCTGCAAGAGGGTGCCCTCTGGAACCATCTGCCTGGAATCGTCCCTATCGCGATGGGATCTTGTCGACGACATTCCGTCGTGGGTGCATATCGCAGTGCCGCGCGGGGCACACAGGCCAAAGATCGAGCGGCCGCCGACAAAGGTTCACGTATTCAGCGCGGAGACCGCTTCCCTAGAGCGAATCGAAGAGTCGCTGCCAACTGGCGAGCGCTACTGGATTTACAGCGCGGAACGCAGCGTCATCGATGCACTCAGGGTTCGAAAACGTCACGGTGGTGGTCCTGGGCTCGAACCGCTGCGACGCTATCTGCACGAGCCTCGTGCCAACCGTCGAAAGCTCATTGAGCTTTCACGCGAGCTGAACGTGGAGCGGTCGCTACTTGATGCTCTGGAGATTCTCGGTTGA
- a CDS encoding nucleotidyl transferase AbiEii/AbiGii toxin family protein codes for MLTVYVHERFLARLADSSYVDKFVLKGGMLLASKKIRSSTQDADVLLRGLTLEEAVLRSIIGEILETDLEDGVEFDTGSITSKEVREGAAYTGLRFGVKASVGGAQLRLKIDVSTGDPIDPEWIPIDPMLGGPAFSLRAYAMESVLAEKIETVISWGDANTRMRDFADILLITQRQEFEFDEMHGALDSTAQHRGTSLVQIDEALSEFATLHQVDWERYLVEAQLDESLPQNLSKVVEEIAHFVDPLVTQPQGIQSWNPAARRWQ; via the coding sequence GTGCTCACCGTCTATGTCCACGAGAGATTTTTGGCGCGGCTGGCGGATTCCTCGTACGTCGACAAGTTTGTGCTCAAGGGCGGAATGCTCTTGGCGAGCAAAAAGATACGTAGCTCGACGCAGGACGCAGATGTATTGCTGCGCGGCCTCACCTTAGAAGAGGCGGTACTGAGGTCGATCATCGGCGAGATCCTCGAAACGGACCTCGAAGACGGTGTCGAGTTCGACACTGGTTCGATCACTTCGAAAGAGGTTCGAGAGGGGGCGGCTTACACGGGGCTTCGTTTTGGCGTCAAGGCGAGCGTCGGCGGCGCGCAGTTAAGGCTGAAGATTGATGTCAGCACAGGCGACCCGATCGACCCCGAATGGATTCCCATTGATCCGATGCTAGGCGGGCCAGCATTTTCATTGCGGGCCTACGCAATGGAAAGCGTCTTGGCCGAGAAGATAGAGACGGTCATTTCCTGGGGCGATGCGAACACGCGGATGCGCGACTTTGCCGACATTTTGCTGATCACTCAGAGGCAGGAATTTGAATTCGACGAGATGCACGGAGCTCTCGATAGCACCGCCCAACATCGCGGAACGAGCTTGGTGCAGATTGACGAGGCGCTGAGCGAATTCGCAACGCTCCATCAGGTTGACTGGGAGCGGTACTTGGTCGAGGCGCAACTCGATGAGAGTCTGCCCCAAAACCTCAGCAAGGTCGTCGAGGAGATCGCACACTTCGTCGATCCGCTGGTTACTCAACCTCAGGGCATTCAGAGTTGGAATCCTGCAGCGCGCCGATGGCAGTAG
- a CDS encoding glycosyltransferase family 39 protein translates to MTGDRIRKLLPPALVIAGTPLLLWLVYGPPYLNYDASYALVWAQDIAQGRTPDYLGFIAPTPHPLQTLISFFALPLGAATEPALAWGVLLCFGVIVWLVYLLGRDLFNSWVGVLAAIVVLTRPAFDRNALATYQDIPFVMFVIWALLLEVREPRRGWPVLALLSFAGLLRPEAWVLAGLYWLYLFPARSWKDRLWLALLTASGPLLWATSDWAVTGDLLHSLNGTSDLAALLDRPRDPKEAPLWTLRFLGFTLREPLILGVPIGCAYLWFCARREFKILLGVAAIMTGIFMLTTIAGLPLIARYVLTPTIVLSVVYAAGVFGWRSLPDDFPRKQMWKWIGVASLALSIVWIPWHINVINETREKVENYETISTALRNFADDPEVTRFNAACGRISTTDHRPVPAFRYELNGAPNSVQSDNPLSGYPLAELALYPASLDVAKRFYSKIPDLAAPENADGEPYEVVASNWAWKLYASPACVAKVND, encoded by the coding sequence ATGACCGGCGACCGAATTCGCAAATTGCTGCCTCCGGCGCTGGTTATCGCTGGCACCCCGCTACTCCTGTGGCTGGTCTACGGACCGCCGTACCTCAACTACGACGCCTCATACGCGCTCGTCTGGGCTCAGGACATCGCGCAGGGACGCACGCCGGACTACCTCGGTTTCATTGCGCCGACGCCGCACCCACTACAGACGCTGATCAGCTTCTTCGCCCTGCCGCTGGGAGCTGCCACCGAGCCCGCACTCGCATGGGGCGTGTTGCTGTGCTTCGGGGTGATCGTCTGGCTGGTGTATCTGCTCGGCCGCGACCTCTTCAACAGCTGGGTGGGCGTACTCGCAGCCATCGTCGTTCTGACCCGGCCAGCGTTCGATCGCAACGCGCTCGCGACTTATCAGGACATCCCCTTCGTGATGTTTGTGATCTGGGCCCTGCTGCTGGAGGTCCGCGAACCGCGTCGCGGATGGCCGGTCCTCGCACTGCTCTCGTTCGCCGGATTGTTGAGGCCCGAGGCATGGGTACTTGCCGGCCTCTACTGGCTGTATCTCTTTCCGGCGCGTAGCTGGAAGGATCGCCTTTGGCTGGCTCTGCTGACAGCATCCGGTCCGCTTCTCTGGGCCACCAGCGACTGGGCCGTGACCGGGGATCTGCTGCACTCGCTGAACGGGACTTCGGATCTGGCAGCGCTGCTCGACAGGCCACGCGATCCCAAGGAGGCGCCGCTCTGGACGTTGCGGTTCTTGGGATTCACGCTGCGCGAACCGTTGATTCTTGGCGTACCGATTGGCTGCGCCTATCTCTGGTTCTGCGCTCGCCGCGAGTTCAAAATCTTGCTCGGCGTAGCAGCGATCATGACCGGGATCTTCATGCTCACGACGATCGCGGGGCTGCCGCTGATCGCTCGCTACGTGTTGACACCAACGATCGTTCTCTCCGTCGTGTATGCGGCCGGAGTCTTCGGCTGGCGCTCGCTGCCGGACGACTTCCCGCGCAAGCAGATGTGGAAGTGGATCGGCGTCGCCTCGCTCGCGCTCTCGATCGTCTGGATTCCATGGCACATAAATGTGATCAACGAGACTCGCGAGAAGGTCGAAAATTACGAGACGATCTCGACGGCATTGCGCAACTTCGCTGACGACCCGGAGGTGACGCGGTTCAACGCCGCGTGCGGCCGCATCTCCACGACCGATCATCGCCCGGTACCCGCGTTCCGATACGAACTCAATGGCGCCCCGAACTCAGTTCAGTCAGACAATCCGCTCAGCGGATACCCGCTGGCCGAGCTGGCGCTCTATCCGGCGAGTCTCGACGTCGCCAAGCGTTTCTACTCGAAGATCCCAGATCTGGCTGCGCCGGAGAATGCAGACGGCGAGCCGTACGAAGTGGTCGCCAGCAACTGGGCCTGGAAGCTCTACGCCTCGCCTGCTTGTGTCGCCAAAGTAAACGATTAG
- the dnaX gene encoding DNA polymerase III subunit gamma/tau, protein MSGAASLYRRHRPRTFDDVIGQEHVVRTLKNAVDQDNVHHAYLFVGSRGTGKTSMAKILASALNATGGASSTFSADDPAVQSIANGSSMDVVEMDAASHNGVDDIRELIDSVALAPTTGGWKVYILDEAHMITTQGWNAFLKTLEEPPPNTVFVLATTEANKVLPTVADRCHRFDFRRPTVEQLSQAVRRAADAETIEIGDDAVAMIARSATGSFRDALGTLEQLVTYSGTSVKAEDVQAVLGVADFELLVTTADAVASGDRRGVLIAVGELADSGRDMTSFARDLAAHMRNLLVARTLGEAPPSVGLTIEQSARLVEQAKTFTPERTAQTLDLLSGMIQSARGGGEPRLLLELALFKAARPEDDSDPGALLARVEALESRPAGAAPSSDVAEFPEKPAPEPATPTSTESPSLEVVAASWDKAVGTLMEESPSLASVLENSKPLRIEGKTLVLGFPMSASFYRKNAEQSDKREMILAHLTTATGFRFALQTEQMADAEFNPLMVPNDGSGFDTEELVTKLKEEFDATEVARTAEADQQLS, encoded by the coding sequence ATGTCTGGCGCTGCGTCTCTATACAGAAGGCACCGTCCGCGCACGTTTGACGACGTGATCGGTCAGGAGCATGTTGTGCGCACGCTCAAGAACGCCGTCGATCAGGACAATGTCCACCACGCGTATCTGTTCGTTGGATCGCGAGGCACCGGCAAGACCAGCATGGCGAAGATCCTCGCTTCCGCGCTCAACGCCACCGGCGGAGCGTCAAGCACCTTCAGCGCAGACGATCCCGCAGTCCAGTCGATCGCCAACGGCAGCTCGATGGATGTTGTCGAGATGGACGCCGCTTCGCACAACGGCGTCGACGACATCCGCGAACTGATCGACTCGGTCGCGCTCGCGCCCACGACGGGCGGATGGAAGGTCTACATCCTCGACGAGGCGCACATGATCACGACGCAGGGCTGGAACGCGTTTCTGAAGACCTTGGAGGAGCCGCCGCCGAACACGGTATTCGTTCTGGCGACCACCGAGGCCAACAAGGTTCTCCCCACCGTCGCCGACCGCTGCCACCGCTTTGACTTCCGCAGGCCGACCGTCGAGCAGCTTTCGCAGGCAGTGCGCCGCGCAGCCGACGCAGAGACGATCGAGATCGGCGACGACGCTGTCGCGATGATCGCGCGCTCGGCGACTGGATCCTTCCGCGACGCCCTCGGAACGCTCGAGCAGCTCGTCACATACAGCGGCACCAGCGTGAAGGCCGAAGACGTCCAGGCCGTGCTCGGGGTTGCCGACTTCGAACTCCTGGTCACGACAGCGGATGCCGTTGCGAGCGGCGATCGACGTGGCGTGCTGATTGCCGTCGGCGAACTGGCAGACAGCGGCCGCGACATGACTTCTTTCGCGCGCGACCTCGCGGCGCACATGCGAAATCTTCTCGTGGCGCGCACGCTCGGCGAGGCGCCGCCGTCTGTCGGACTGACGATCGAACAGTCCGCGCGACTGGTGGAGCAGGCAAAGACCTTCACGCCAGAGCGCACGGCACAGACTCTTGATCTTTTGTCGGGAATGATCCAGTCGGCCCGTGGTGGCGGCGAACCGCGGCTGCTTCTTGAGCTCGCGCTCTTCAAGGCCGCGCGGCCAGAGGATGATTCTGATCCCGGCGCGTTGCTCGCCCGAGTTGAGGCTCTTGAGTCTCGTCCGGCTGGCGCCGCACCCTCGAGCGACGTCGCTGAATTTCCTGAGAAGCCAGCGCCCGAGCCCGCCACCCCGACGTCCACCGAATCCCCATCGCTCGAAGTCGTTGCCGCATCCTGGGACAAGGCCGTCGGAACGCTGATGGAAGAAAGCCCAAGCCTCGCCTCAGTGCTCGAGAACTCAAAGCCGCTGCGCATCGAAGGCAAAACGCTCGTCCTCGGCTTCCCGATGTCGGCGAGCTTCTACCGCAAGAACGCCGAACAGTCCGACAAGCGCGAGATGATCCTCGCTCACTTGACCACCGCGACCGGCTTTCGTTTCGCGCTCCAGACCGAGCAGATGGCCGACGCGGAGTTCAACCCACTGATGGTTCCCAACGACGGCAGCGGATTCGACACCGAAGAACTCGTGACCAAGCTCAAAGAAGAATTCGACGCCACAGAAGTGGCGCGCACGGCGGAAGCCGACCAACAACTCAG